A single Elaeis guineensis isolate ETL-2024a chromosome 15, EG11, whole genome shotgun sequence DNA region contains:
- the LOC105061489 gene encoding uncharacterized protein isoform X2, protein MVRARLPSPSFALLLKIPSPSLLSSLAQSPDPDPSLLVAEAHRTLAGPRWRDSPELARLGPADAAEVLRSHHDPRRALQFFRWFFQRHSHKRSLDCFFALLDRLLAARMFFPANRVAVQMVRSCQSKEEMIRVMDFLNSKRFRFGLFGCNALLIQLGKLDMVGVALNLYHQMLGSGVEPNLLTFNTVINILCKNGNVKEAGLILSRILQCDLKPDTFTYTSLILGHCRSQDLNSAFGVFDLMVKEGCEPNSVTYSTLINGLCNKGRLDDALGLMREMVERGIEPTVYTYTVPIVELCSCGRMSEACNLVVDMRNRGCLLNVQTYTALISGLCRLNGLEVAVGLFHKMVRDGLVANMVTYNALINGLCNAGRIGDALKVFEVMERHSCPPNSQTFNEMIRGFCLIGRVEKAMVLFHRMLTVGPSPNQVTYNTIIDGYCKMGNLNNAIRMLDHMKENGCEPDEWTYTELVNGFCKGGKLGLAHKVFEEMLERGLSPNEVAYTALIDGCCKDGKLDSALALLNRMEKSGCKPNVLTYNAIINGFAKKNQLSEAEKLFREMVKQGLLPNVVTYTALIDGLCKNGATSLALKILDEMLKTSCSPNIHTYSALICGLCQEGKAGEAEKLFQEMEEKGLVPDQVTYTSMLDGYIMLGRMDLAYSLLRRMVGAGCKPNYRTYHVLMKGLQKEHQLMGQKLAALPDAVSSCSMDENATDFEIISCLLIKLSECGCELNIDIYSTLVCGLCKEGRWFEAYQLAKDIE, encoded by the exons ATGGTGAGAGCCCGCCTCCCCTCCCCCAGCTTTGCCCTCCTCCTCAAGATCCCAAgcccctctctcctctcctccctGGCCCAGTCCCCGGACCCTGACCCCTCCCTCCTCGTCGCCGAGGCCCACCGGACGCTCGCCGGCCCCCGGTGGCGCGATAGCCCCGAGCTCGCCCGCCTCGGCCCCGCCGACGCCGCCGAGGTCCTCCGCTCCCACCACGACCCCCGCCGCGCCCTCCAGTTCTTCCGCTGGTTCTTTCAGAGGCACTCCCACAAACGCAGCCTTGACTGCTTTTTCGCGCTTCTTGACCGCCTCCTCGCCGCCCGCATGTTCTTCCCTGCCAACCGCGTCGCCGTCCAGATGGTCAGATCGTGCCAAAGCAAAGAGGAGATGATCCGGGTGATGGATTTCTTGAACAGCAAACGATTTAGGTTCGGTCTTTTTGGTTGCAATGCGCTCCTGATCCAGCTGGGCAAGCTCGACATGGTCGGCGTCGCTCTGAATCTTTATCACCAGATGCTGGGCAGTGGTGTGGAGCCAAATCTGTTGACTTTCAATACTGTGATCAATATCTTGTGCAAGAATGGGAACGTCAAGGAGGCGGGATTGATTTTGAGTAGGATTTTGCAGTGTGATCTGAAGCCTGATACATTTACTTATACGTCGTTGATTCTAGGTCATTGCAGGAGTCAAGACCTCAATTCGGCCTTTGGGGTGTTCGATTTGATGGTTAAGGAAGGATGCGAGCCAAACTCAGTGACATACTCCACTCTGATTAATGGTTTATGCAATAAGGGGAGGTTGGATGACGCTCTGGGATTGATGAGAGAGATGGTGGAGAGAGGCATTGAGCCAACGGTGTACACCTACACCGTTCCAATTGTGGAGCTTTGCAGCTGTGGGCGGATGAGTGAGGCCTGTAATTTGGTTGTTGACATGAGGAACAGGGGATGCCTGCTGAATGTTCAGACATACACGGCACTAATCAGCGGGCTATGTCGATTGAATGGGCTTGAGGTGGCAGTCGGGTTGTTTCACAAGATGGTCAGGGATGGTTTGGTGGCAAACATGGTGACGTATAACGCATTGATTAATGGTTTGTGTAATGCAGGAAGAATTGGAGATGCTCTAAAGGTTTTTGAGGTGATGGAGAGGCATAGTTGCCCACCAAATTCACAAACTTTCAATGAGATGATAAGGGGGTTCTGTTTGATAGGTAGAGTGGAgaaggcaatggttcttttccatAGGATGCTGACAGTAGGTCCTTCACCAAACCAGGTGACATATAACACTATCATAGATGGGTATTGCAAAATGGGTAATCTTAACAATGCGATTAGGATGCTGGATCATATGAAAGAAAATGGATGTGAGCCTGATGAATGGACTTACACTGAACTTGTTAATGGGTTTTGCAAAGGGGGGAAACTGGGATTGGCGCACAAAGTATTTGAAGAAATGCTGGAACGTGGCTTGAGCCCAAATGAGGTTGCATACACTGCACTAATAGATGGGTGCTGCAAGGATGGGAAGCTTGATAGTGCATTGGCCTTATTAAACAGGATGGAGAAAAGTGGTTGCAAACCAAATGTGCTTACTTATAATGCTATAATTAATGGCTTTGCCAAGAAAAATCAGCTTTCAGAAGCAGAGAAACTATTTAGGGAGATGGTCAAACAAGGTTTGTTGCCCAATGTTGTCACTTACACAGCATTGATTGATGGGTTGTGTAAGAATGGTGCCACATCGCTTGCACTGAAGATCCTGGACGAAATGCTGAAGACAAGCTGCTCACCCAATATCCACACCTATAGTGCTCTTATTTGTGGGTTGTGCCAAGAAGGCAAGGCTGGGGAAGCTGAGAAGCTGTTCCAGGAAATGGAAGAAAAAGGGTTAGTTCCTGATCAGGTCACTTATACTTCTATGCTTGATGGTTATATTATGTTAGGTAGGATGGATCTTGCCTATTCACTTCTGAGAAGGATGGTTGGTGCTGGATGTAAGCCCAACTATCGGACTTATCATGTTCTGATGAAAGGATTGCAGAAGGAGCACCAGTTGATGGGACAGAAACTTGCAGCTTTGCCGGATGCAGTCTCTAGTTGTAGCATGGATGAAAATGCTACAGATTTTGAGATTATATCTTGtctattgataaaattatcagaATGTGGATGTGAGCTAAATATTGACATCTATAGCACTCTGGTGTGTGGATTATGCAAAGAAGGAAGGTGGTTTGAGGCATATCAGTTAGCTAAAG ATATTGAATGA
- the LOC105061489 gene encoding uncharacterized protein isoform X1, producing the protein MVRARLPSPSFALLLKIPSPSLLSSLAQSPDPDPSLLVAEAHRTLAGPRWRDSPELARLGPADAAEVLRSHHDPRRALQFFRWFFQRHSHKRSLDCFFALLDRLLAARMFFPANRVAVQMVRSCQSKEEMIRVMDFLNSKRFRFGLFGCNALLIQLGKLDMVGVALNLYHQMLGSGVEPNLLTFNTVINILCKNGNVKEAGLILSRILQCDLKPDTFTYTSLILGHCRSQDLNSAFGVFDLMVKEGCEPNSVTYSTLINGLCNKGRLDDALGLMREMVERGIEPTVYTYTVPIVELCSCGRMSEACNLVVDMRNRGCLLNVQTYTALISGLCRLNGLEVAVGLFHKMVRDGLVANMVTYNALINGLCNAGRIGDALKVFEVMERHSCPPNSQTFNEMIRGFCLIGRVEKAMVLFHRMLTVGPSPNQVTYNTIIDGYCKMGNLNNAIRMLDHMKENGCEPDEWTYTELVNGFCKGGKLGLAHKVFEEMLERGLSPNEVAYTALIDGCCKDGKLDSALALLNRMEKSGCKPNVLTYNAIINGFAKKNQLSEAEKLFREMVKQGLLPNVVTYTALIDGLCKNGATSLALKILDEMLKTSCSPNIHTYSALICGLCQEGKAGEAEKLFQEMEEKGLVPDQVTYTSMLDGYIMLGRMDLAYSLLRRMVGAGCKPNYRTYHVLMKGLQKEHQLMGQKLAALPDAVSSCSMDENATDFEIISCLLIKLSECGCELNIDIYSTLVCGLCKEGRWFEAYQLAKGMSDQGLSPDEGIYNSLILVYSNYFQVDLALETLNTMIAHGFEPRLIGYRALICAFCKIDKMEEAQNIFENMLLQHWNPDEIVWTILIDGLLKDGKPDLCMKFLHIMEAKDYKPTFQTYVILAREVSKEENCIEMSLVGDVPTI; encoded by the coding sequence ATGGTGAGAGCCCGCCTCCCCTCCCCCAGCTTTGCCCTCCTCCTCAAGATCCCAAgcccctctctcctctcctccctGGCCCAGTCCCCGGACCCTGACCCCTCCCTCCTCGTCGCCGAGGCCCACCGGACGCTCGCCGGCCCCCGGTGGCGCGATAGCCCCGAGCTCGCCCGCCTCGGCCCCGCCGACGCCGCCGAGGTCCTCCGCTCCCACCACGACCCCCGCCGCGCCCTCCAGTTCTTCCGCTGGTTCTTTCAGAGGCACTCCCACAAACGCAGCCTTGACTGCTTTTTCGCGCTTCTTGACCGCCTCCTCGCCGCCCGCATGTTCTTCCCTGCCAACCGCGTCGCCGTCCAGATGGTCAGATCGTGCCAAAGCAAAGAGGAGATGATCCGGGTGATGGATTTCTTGAACAGCAAACGATTTAGGTTCGGTCTTTTTGGTTGCAATGCGCTCCTGATCCAGCTGGGCAAGCTCGACATGGTCGGCGTCGCTCTGAATCTTTATCACCAGATGCTGGGCAGTGGTGTGGAGCCAAATCTGTTGACTTTCAATACTGTGATCAATATCTTGTGCAAGAATGGGAACGTCAAGGAGGCGGGATTGATTTTGAGTAGGATTTTGCAGTGTGATCTGAAGCCTGATACATTTACTTATACGTCGTTGATTCTAGGTCATTGCAGGAGTCAAGACCTCAATTCGGCCTTTGGGGTGTTCGATTTGATGGTTAAGGAAGGATGCGAGCCAAACTCAGTGACATACTCCACTCTGATTAATGGTTTATGCAATAAGGGGAGGTTGGATGACGCTCTGGGATTGATGAGAGAGATGGTGGAGAGAGGCATTGAGCCAACGGTGTACACCTACACCGTTCCAATTGTGGAGCTTTGCAGCTGTGGGCGGATGAGTGAGGCCTGTAATTTGGTTGTTGACATGAGGAACAGGGGATGCCTGCTGAATGTTCAGACATACACGGCACTAATCAGCGGGCTATGTCGATTGAATGGGCTTGAGGTGGCAGTCGGGTTGTTTCACAAGATGGTCAGGGATGGTTTGGTGGCAAACATGGTGACGTATAACGCATTGATTAATGGTTTGTGTAATGCAGGAAGAATTGGAGATGCTCTAAAGGTTTTTGAGGTGATGGAGAGGCATAGTTGCCCACCAAATTCACAAACTTTCAATGAGATGATAAGGGGGTTCTGTTTGATAGGTAGAGTGGAgaaggcaatggttcttttccatAGGATGCTGACAGTAGGTCCTTCACCAAACCAGGTGACATATAACACTATCATAGATGGGTATTGCAAAATGGGTAATCTTAACAATGCGATTAGGATGCTGGATCATATGAAAGAAAATGGATGTGAGCCTGATGAATGGACTTACACTGAACTTGTTAATGGGTTTTGCAAAGGGGGGAAACTGGGATTGGCGCACAAAGTATTTGAAGAAATGCTGGAACGTGGCTTGAGCCCAAATGAGGTTGCATACACTGCACTAATAGATGGGTGCTGCAAGGATGGGAAGCTTGATAGTGCATTGGCCTTATTAAACAGGATGGAGAAAAGTGGTTGCAAACCAAATGTGCTTACTTATAATGCTATAATTAATGGCTTTGCCAAGAAAAATCAGCTTTCAGAAGCAGAGAAACTATTTAGGGAGATGGTCAAACAAGGTTTGTTGCCCAATGTTGTCACTTACACAGCATTGATTGATGGGTTGTGTAAGAATGGTGCCACATCGCTTGCACTGAAGATCCTGGACGAAATGCTGAAGACAAGCTGCTCACCCAATATCCACACCTATAGTGCTCTTATTTGTGGGTTGTGCCAAGAAGGCAAGGCTGGGGAAGCTGAGAAGCTGTTCCAGGAAATGGAAGAAAAAGGGTTAGTTCCTGATCAGGTCACTTATACTTCTATGCTTGATGGTTATATTATGTTAGGTAGGATGGATCTTGCCTATTCACTTCTGAGAAGGATGGTTGGTGCTGGATGTAAGCCCAACTATCGGACTTATCATGTTCTGATGAAAGGATTGCAGAAGGAGCACCAGTTGATGGGACAGAAACTTGCAGCTTTGCCGGATGCAGTCTCTAGTTGTAGCATGGATGAAAATGCTACAGATTTTGAGATTATATCTTGtctattgataaaattatcagaATGTGGATGTGAGCTAAATATTGACATCTATAGCACTCTGGTGTGTGGATTATGCAAAGAAGGAAGGTGGTTTGAGGCATATCAGTTAGCTAAAGGTATGAGTGACCAGGGATTATCTCCAGATGAAGGGATATATAATTCTTTAATACTTGTATATTCAAATTATTTCCAAGTAGATCTTGCTTTAGAAACTTTAAATACAATGATAGCACATGGCTTCGAGCCTCGTCTAATCGGTTATAGGGCACTAATTTGTGCTTTCTGCAAAATTGATAAGATGGAAGAGgcccaaaatatttttgaaaacatGCTTTTGCAGCACTGGAATCCTGATGAGATCGTGTGGACCATCCTCATTGATGGGTTATTGAAGGATGGAAAGCCAGATCTGTGCATGAAATTTCTTCATATCATGGAAGCCAAGGATTATAAGCCAACTTTCCAAACTTATGTTATCCTGGCAAGAGAAGTGTCCAAAGAAGAGAACTGCATTGAGATGAGTTTAGTGGGTGATGTACCAACGATCTGA